The segment CGCCGCGGCACCCGCGGCGGCCTGCACCAGCGCCTGGCACTGCCGCTTGCGCGCATGCTCTAGCCTCGCGCGCAGCCGCTCGCACTCGGCCCATACGAGCGCGTCGATCTCGGCCCCCTGCTGGCACAGCTCCGACACCAGCGCGTCCGCCACCGACGCCGATGCCGCTGCGGTCCGCCCGCTGGTCGACGTCATCGCCGACTCCACCATCCGGCTTGCCGCGTCCACCGGCGCCAGCGCCTGCTGCTCAACAACCGCCTTTTGCATCCCCGGGATCGGCAGCAGCGCCGCCGACGAGGTCAACACGTACTGCTCGGGCTCCACCTCCCTGCCGCGCTTCCGCGACGCCACCACTCCACCGCCATTACAGGTCAGCTCGCTCTGCGCGCCGCTGACCACGCCAGCTCCGTTGTACTGGCACCCGTACCCAGTGTTGCCCACGGCCGCCAGGAGCGCGCCGTAGGGCAAGCACCCGAAGGCGAACTGCGCTTGCACGGCCATGTCTGGAAGAAGAAGCTTTCCAAGGATGAAGACGAAGGTGAGAGCCGGGAGGGGACGAGACAATGCCAAGAACGCGAGGGGAACGATGTGTGTGGAGGCAAGAGGAGGGGCGCGAGCGCGCGCGCCTTTTATAAAGCGGAGGTGGCGACGCTACATGGAGGACGACGGGACGGGGCCGAGTGGCCAGTCGTGGGAGGCAACGACAAAAGCCGCGGGGGTGCACGATTACTAACAATTAATTACTCCTCTAGTACTGCTCCGGCAGGTAATTAATCAGCGCAATAATGGGGCCTGTCCCAACGGGCAAGACAATCGGATCCAAAAGGTGTCCCCACCACAGGCCTACCTTTCCTGCACTCACAGGAGTCACAGCTCGGTATGCGCACATCACTTGTACTGTCACAGCTACATGCAGCAGGTGTGAATGCATGCCATGGTGTAGTCAGAGCAGTTGGATTAATCCTGGATGCAGTTGGATTAATCAAGTGA is part of the Phragmites australis chromosome 12, lpPhrAust1.1, whole genome shotgun sequence genome and harbors:
- the LOC133887545 gene encoding BOI-related E3 ubiquitin-protein ligase 1-like, with the protein product MAVQAQFAFGCLPYGALLAAVGNTGYGCQYNGAGVVSGAQSELTCNGGGVVASRKRGREVEPEQYVLTSSAALLPIPGMQKAVVEQQALAPVDAASRMVESAMTSTSGRTAAASASVADALVSELCQQGAEIDALVWAECERLRARLEHARKRQCQALVQAAAGAAARRLREKETELDAARRRAADLEERLRQAAAESEAWCGLARSNEAVAAGLRATLEYLLRGAGSCPAPAEGFGESDPTSSPAAADDAQSCCFEAKDAPGTKWACKACGECEAAVLLLPCRHLCLCKACEPRLDACPICLAAKNASIHIAAN